CACACCCGAGCACGGCAATCGACTGGCCAATCTTGAGCTGCGCCAGATTGTTGATGAGACCGAGCGCTGTCGTGACGGCGCATCCCATCAAGGCGGCGATTTCAAATGAAACGTCCTGTCCGATGCGCGTCAGGCGGTTTTCCGAAACGATCGCGCGTTCGTTGAACGTTGTGACCCAGCCCGCATTGACCGTGCGACCATTCCATCGGTATTGGGGCGTTTTCGACTGGATCCCAGCACCCTTACGCCAGTGCATAACCACGTGATCCCCCTTCTTCACCTGCGCCACTCCGGGACCCGTTTCAAGAACCACGCCGCCACCTTCATGCCCGAGCAGATGCGGGAGAAACTTATCCTCCCCTTTGATACCCTGGATCTCGTTGAGTTGCGCTCCGCAAATGCCGCTCGCCCCCACCTCGACCAGAACCTGCCCCACGTCAAGCGCCGGAAACTCGACTTCGTCCACGACCAGCGGCCGGTTGAGCGTTTCAAGGATCGCAGCGCGGGCTTTCATGGAACGTCACTCGAAAAAGATGAACTCATAATCGCCGGTGTAACCAAAGTGATCGTAGAGCCAGATCCACGCCCGCGTGTCGAAGAATGCCTCGGCCGTCAATGCCCAGCACTCAAGATTGAACAGTTCCTGCTCATTGCGATAACTCTCGACCATGAGGTACTTGTTTTTGCCAACGCGCTCGATTTCGCTGACAGCGGTTTGCAACTCGAACACTTTCAGGTTGTGCAGACAACCAAGCGAAATGACGAGGTCAAAATGCTTATCGGTCCACTGATAACGCTCCTGCGCGCGGTGACGGAACAGTGTACCTTTGAAATCCGCGTGCTTCGACGCCAGGCCGTGTTTGGAAATATCAAAGCCGACCAGCTCCAGCCCCGGCTCGATCAATTGCATTTCATACAGAAGAAACGCCTTGCCGCAGCCGACATCCAGAACGCGCGAACCTGACCTGAGTCCGTAAATGTCAATCAGCGCCCGGGCGACAGGTTTCCACCGTCCGGGGAGGTATTTGTAACCGCCATAACCGAAGCGCCGGTCCCCGTCCCAATAGTCGAACTCATACTCTTTGGCCTTGAGCATGCAGTTGACCTTGTCGTCCACCATGCGCGCGAGATAATCCCTCTTCGTTGCTTTGTGCAACGGAGTGACGATGTTCAACAGTCTGCCCATAATTGCCGCGCGTAATTTTATTTCGCGTTCGCAGGCTGCATCAGTGATTGCACGATTTCAACGATCCGCTCGGCCGTCAGCCCGTAGCGCGCCATCAGACCGGCCTGCGAACCGTATTTGTCGGGAAAAACATCCGGCAAACCGATCCGTTTGAACCGTTTTGGCGCGTCGAAATTCGCCTCGGCGATTGCTTCGGCCACGGCGCTTCCCAGTCCGCCGATAATATTGTGTTCTTCCAACGTCACAACGGCGTGCGCCCTCGATGCCCGTTCAATCACCGCTTCTGTGTCAAACGGTTTGATGGTCGGCATGTGCAGTACCGCGGCTTCGATTCCTTCTTTGCCGAGAGCTTCCGCCGCGTCGAGCGCGGGTTTCAGCATCACGCCGGTCGAGACAATCAACGCGTCCGAGCCGTCTCGCATCGGAATGGTTTTGCCAATCTGGAACGGCGTTCGATCATTGGTGACGATGGGATCGCCCCCTTTGCCGAGCCGGACATAAATCGGCCCCGAATAATCGACGGTCAAAGGCATCAACCGCCGCATTTCGTCGGCGTCCGCCGGCGCGACAATCGTCATGCGTGGCAACGCGCGAAATATGGCGATGTCGTCTATGGCCTCGTGCGTCGGACCCAGCGGCGCATAGACCATCCCGCCGCCGCTGCCAATAAGCCGCACATTCGCGTTATGAAGGCAAAGGTCGAGCGCAACCTGTTCGAAACAGCGGCGCGTCAAAAACGTGGCGATGGTGTTGATGTAAACGATCTTTCCTTCGAGCGCGAGGCCGGCGGCGATGCCGATGATGTTGGCCTCGCTCACGCCTTCCATGAAAAAGCGGTCCGGCATCTCAGCCTTGAATTGCTTCAGGGTGCCGATTCCCAGATCAGAGCCGATAAAAAACACACGCCGGTCCTTCCGCGCGAGTTCGTAAACCATGTCGAGGCAGGTCTTGCGCATCAGTCCGTCTCCAGTTCTGCCAGCAAGGCCTTGACTTCGTCCGGCGCAACCTTGTTTTTGTGGTGCCAGTTCAAATTATTCTCCACGAAACTGACGCCCTTGCCTTTAATCGTATGGCAAATGATCGCGCCGGGCTTCTGCGAATCCAGCGGCACTCGCCTCAGGGCCGCCCGCAACTCCTCAATATTGTGACCATCGACTTCCTCGACCGCAAAACCAAAGGCGCGCCATTTGTCAGCGAAGGGCTCCATGTCCAGCACTTCATAGGTCGTGCTGTAGGATTGCTGTTTATTGTAGTCCACCAGGACCGTCAGGTTGTTGAGCTTGTGTTTCGCTGCGCACAACGCCGCCTCCCAGAGGGAGCCTTCATTCGATTCGCCATCACTGCAAACGACGAAAATGCGATGGCTCGCCTGGTCGTGGCGCGCGTTCAAGGCAAATCCGACGCCAAAGGAAAGCCCGTGACCCAGGCTGCCGGTGGAGGCTTCGATGCCGGGCACTTTGCCGAACTCCGGGTGGCCGCCAAGGATACCGTCGCTCTTGCAGAACTTCCACAACTCCGCCTCCGGAAAAAATCCCTTCTCGGCCAGCAGAACGTACAATGCGAGGCAGCCGTGCCCCTTGCTCAGAACAAAACGGTCGCGTTCGCGCCAGCGCGGGTTGGCCGGGTCGTATTTCAAAATGTCGTCGTAAAGCACCCGGAGCATTTCCACGAGCGAGAACGCCGA
The window above is part of the Candidatus Angelobacter sp. genome. Proteins encoded here:
- a CDS encoding transketolase C-terminal domain-containing protein; translation: MRKTCLDMVYELARKDRRVFFIGSDLGIGTLKQFKAEMPDRFFMEGVSEANIIGIAAGLALEGKIVYINTIATFLTRRCFEQVALDLCLHNANVRLIGSGGGMVYAPLGPTHEAIDDIAIFRALPRMTIVAPADADEMRRLMPLTVDYSGPIYVRLGKGGDPIVTNDRTPFQIGKTIPMRDGSDALIVSTGVMLKPALDAAEALGKEGIEAAVLHMPTIKPFDTEAVIERASRAHAVVTLEEHNIIGGLGSAVAEAIAEANFDAPKRFKRIGLPDVFPDKYGSQAGLMARYGLTAERIVEIVQSLMQPANAK
- a CDS encoding methyltransferase domain-containing protein, whose product is MGRLLNIVTPLHKATKRDYLARMVDDKVNCMLKAKEYEFDYWDGDRRFGYGGYKYLPGRWKPVARALIDIYGLRSGSRVLDVGCGKAFLLYEMQLIEPGLELVGFDISKHGLASKHADFKGTLFRHRAQERYQWTDKHFDLVISLGCLHNLKVFELQTAVSEIERVGKNKYLMVESYRNEQELFNLECWALTAEAFFDTRAWIWLYDHFGYTGDYEFIFFE
- a CDS encoding transketolase; translated protein: MDRRSKEIRRKIVRMIEAGGRGHVGSAFSLVEMLRVLYDDILKYDPANPRWRERDRFVLSKGHGCLALYVLLAEKGFFPEAELWKFCKSDGILGGHPEFGKVPGIEASTGSLGHGLSFGVGFALNARHDQASHRIFVVCSDGESNEGSLWEAALCAAKHKLNNLTVLVDYNKQQSYSTTYEVLDMEPFADKWRAFGFAVEEVDGHNIEELRAALRRVPLDSQKPGAIICHTIKGKGVSFVENNLNWHHKNKVAPDEVKALLAELETD